The Candidatus Limnocylindrales bacterium genome has a segment encoding these proteins:
- a CDS encoding alpha/beta hydrolase gives MRQNITFMSQGLRCAGWLYLPENLPAGKKAPAIVMAHGFSAVKEMYLPNFAERFTEAGFITLVFDYRYLGDSEGEPRSQIFPMEQIEDYRNAITWISDHPQVDPDRIGVWGTSYSGAHVLHLAAFDKRIKAVVSQVPLVNGWNNALRLNRPDHFVQFLNFLIQDRIQRYKTGQVNYLKVVAPEGEPSVLPTPESYQWFTHAGNTLAPNWRNQVTVESLEKFLEYDPAGSIHLISPTPLLMVVAGYDTLTPTDLAVAAYERALQPKAISIQPCKHFDAYTEPWVSKTAGVAVDWFKQHLA, from the coding sequence ATGCGTCAGAACATTACTTTTATGAGTCAGGGGTTACGTTGTGCAGGCTGGCTTTACCTACCTGAAAATCTTCCTGCGGGTAAAAAAGCCCCTGCCATTGTGATGGCCCATGGTTTTTCGGCTGTGAAAGAGATGTACTTACCCAACTTTGCCGAACGGTTTACCGAAGCCGGTTTTATAACCCTTGTTTTCGATTATCGCTATCTTGGTGACAGTGAAGGTGAACCTCGCAGTCAGATATTTCCCATGGAGCAGATTGAAGACTACCGCAATGCCATCACCTGGATTTCCGATCACCCTCAAGTAGACCCGGATCGGATTGGGGTGTGGGGAACGTCCTACAGCGGGGCTCATGTTTTGCATTTGGCTGCCTTTGATAAACGGATCAAAGCGGTGGTTTCACAGGTCCCTTTGGTCAACGGCTGGAACAATGCGTTACGTCTCAACCGACCGGATCATTTTGTTCAGTTCCTTAATTTTCTGATCCAGGATCGAATCCAGCGCTATAAAACCGGTCAGGTTAACTATCTCAAGGTTGTAGCCCCCGAAGGAGAGCCTTCGGTCCTTCCTACGCCTGAGTCTTACCAATGGTTCACCCATGCAGGCAATACCCTTGCGCCCAACTGGCGCAATCAAGTCACTGTGGAATCTCTGGAGAAATTCCTGGAGTACGATCCGGCCGGTTCTATCCATCTTATCTCACCGACCCCCCTACTGATGGTAGTTGCCGGCTATGATACCCTAACTCCCACCGATCTTGCAGTAGCCGCTTACGAACGGGCATTACAACCCAAGGCCATTTCCATTCAACCCTGCAAACATTTTGATGCTTATACAGAGCCGTGGGTATCTAAAACGGCGGGTGTGGCCGTGGACTGGTTCAAACAACACCTGGCATAG